The following is a genomic window from bacterium.
TTTCATGGATACCTTATCTGAACAACCGAATCTTGAGGTTTTGAGATATCCTGTTTCGAATGGTGATAGACCTCTTTCGAACGTAAGGATAGAAACAGAAAAAAGAATGCCAACAGGTTCTTATTTTCTTAAAGCAATAGAAGATTATGAAAAAGTTTCGCAGAATATCTATGCAAGTATTGTTATTCCTGCAGAAACAAATTCAGGGTTATACCTTCTTTCTATCAAAGATGAAGACAGTTTCACAGTTTTAGATTCTACCGCTACAAATATTGCACTCTACTGCCCAGAAGGTTTCTGGTCTGTTTCCGGAGGACGTTCTTCATACGGAAGGTCTTCAGAGGGAGTACCTCTATTTTTTTCAGTACCAGAAGGTCTTAAAAATCTTGATATTCTACTAACTCGACCAGCGACTATCAGAAGACCAGATAATTCTGTGGCTTTAGGGCCTTCACTAAAAAATATTGGGACTGTTTCAATTCCTATTAATGGAAATTACGGGGTATGGAGCATAGAAACTGTTTTCGTAGATTTTAAAGGTAAAACTCCTACCTATTTCTATAAATTGTTGAATATAGATTCTATAATATCTTTTGGCTCACCAAAATATTTACCTGAAGTTACAATAAATACGTATCCCACTCCACCTGCCAAACCACAATTTTCTTCTAAAACCTTCCAATTTACTGACGGTTTAGACGGAAAAGCGTTAAGGTTATCAGGGGCAAAAGAGCAAAAATTATCTTTCCCTTGCGGAGATAAACTTTTAGACGATGGTTTTACGTTTTTACCTGGAAAAACAGGAACAATAGAATTCTGGTACAGGTCGGATAATACAACCTATGAAATTCCTCTACCTGAAAATGTCAGAAGAGATTATCAATATTTCCTTAGAGGACCAGGTTTAGGTGTAAGCCATAGTTATTATGCAAGAGCCAATATAAGAAATTTGTATTCAAATATTAGGTTAGAATTCTTTTCAGATAAAAGTAAAAACTCTATCTCTGGTAGAGAGGGAGAACACTTCTTTAAAGAAGGCGAATGGGTACATTTTGCGTATGTATGGGATATAAAAGAAGGGGCAAAAAAAATGGAAGGAAAGGTAAATATTTTTGTTAATGGAAAACAACTACCCTTACAACGTCCATTATATGGAATTAAGCAATTTCCAGATAAAGGAGTATTTCAATTATCTGAATCTGAAAAGAGAGTTACAGTTGGACCCTTTGCTGGAAGTATTGATATGCTCAGAGTTTCTGACACAGCAAGATATACTCAAGACTTTGTTCCTTCAAAGACAGCACCAAAGGTTGATAAAAACACCAGAGCACTCTTTCTTTTTGACGGCAACCTTGAAGGGGTATCAGCGTTTTCAACCGAGCAGTTGAAACTCAATTAATAATCTTTTGGGAGGTATTACAAAATGACAAAAAAAGACCTTGTAGAAGAGGTTGTATATAAAACAGGATTAAATAAAACATTAGTAAAAGAGACCGTAGATTCTTTTCTTGAAATATTATTTACAGCAATGAGCGACGGTAAAAGAATTGAACTTAGAGGGTTCGGAGTATTTGAAACCAGAAGAATGAAGCCCAAAAAGGCTCGAAACCCAAGAACCGGCGAAACATTAATAATACCAGAACGAGATAAAGTTCTATTTAAAATCTCTAAAGTATCAAAAAAATAATTTGTTTTATTAAAATGGTATTTTAGAAGATGGGGGAGGTTCTCTATAAATATTAAGATAATAGTTCAGTTTGTTTGGAGAATGTCCACCTTTAGTTTTCTGCCATTGCGCAACCATACAATAGGAATAAATCCCTAAAGCAAAAAGAACTAATGAGAGAATAAAGATAAAAATCCCTTTCTTTTTGTTTATTTCATCAATAATTAAAGCCAGAAAAAAACCAAGAAAACTAAGACCAATCACGACTAAAGCCAGTATATAACCTATTTCAAATTCCATTATACCTCCCGGTAGTTAAAAAAT
Proteins encoded in this region:
- a CDS encoding integration host factor subunit beta; translation: MTKKDLVEEVVYKTGLNKTLVKETVDSFLEILFTAMSDGKRIELRGFGVFETRRMKPKKARNPRTGETLIIPERDKVLFKISKVSKK